Within Wyeomyia smithii strain HCP4-BCI-WySm-NY-G18 chromosome 2, ASM2978416v1, whole genome shotgun sequence, the genomic segment aaacaaagcCACCtttggtattacgcacaccttTGCAAcagctcggaaagtgttttttttcagctgcaaagtgtagtccgggacggtatagtcctgccgtaaaaacgaattcgacataagttgcagctacatctcagtttcttatataATGACACAAAAAGCGTAGGAGGTGGAGCCAACTGcaaaattttcgttgtttcaacacaagtttcaagaatgaaaccgcaatgtgtacgaacttatgcatggaatttgataacaacatggtaaatgctgcatggcaAAATTTCAGCAACGAAGATGtatcgtagcagcaactagggcgcaatagCAACTACATGGCGTTGTGGTGAGATTGTCAAatggcaaatggtcagaatggaaaAAGATTGTATAATAATAATCtgtttatctttgattattGATTGAtggattcaactccagttataaatttctattcaattttctcgttttaactatttacgtcatttgctgtagaaacacttgcaagtttATACCCTAGtaacaaatttggttttatcaaagttttatagcgttcaatccagccaaaacagcgctataaaactttgataaaaccagttttgttacttgggtagctTAGTATTAAAttttgcttcccttatcatgctcatggtcgttctcagctttcaattttgtttcttcaattcatcagcacctcagcgtgataatgaaattcaaagcaatttatctcaTTTCATCTTAGAGAACCACACTTTTTgaacgacttctagtccaagtaccgtaaaacggagtaacattgatcatttttttcactttttcgtgagtttttatatatttcacaactgaaattacaggtttcatatttttaaaaccagtactggcatccttaaaacttgagaagttagttttcaaagcccttcgaaaatcctgaacattaaaaacatttatttttcgtcgttgtttcaattttccttatttggggtaactttgatcagtttcaattttgaatagttttgaaacctttttgaactaaaaatgttagatgATGCTTTGATAACATATTCAGAGACGCTTCCCGTTCTCCTTGACTGCTTTTACTGCGAAAgatagtcctgtccttgcatttagccgcggtatgtactgcgaggcatttttatgccatatgtaattttacctttcgatgatgaaaaacgtaaacgttggtCGCGAAAGTTGCTAGAAGTACTTTGTAAGCCAACAatcgttgtaaaatttttgtgttcagaaaacgtatgttgatcttatatgcaaggccttttcaacaacggaagtatcaataggccagctctagccccttacgttctatgctctagccaagacaacatgttgtcttggctagagcataaaactggactttcttaacaaatataaactaattaacattgaatgtaataaatttgactaaaatttgttctggttgattgagaaaatttaaTAGCGAATTcggaaaacatgtcaatgaatacgaaatgttcaatattcgactagtataaagtataaagtgctttttctggcacttactgagagtaagaaatataacgAACGAATTAATTTCAAAGTTTGgtcatcaaaacaaaaaaaatgttatactcaattttagcaaaagtaatcacgaagcagttttatttcaactgttcatgagaagggtaaaactgatcaatgttaccccgctgatcaatgataccccgttttacggtacccaaaagttacaacaCAGTAAATAActtcatctcaaaaacaaatataaggcgaacgatcgagcaaaagttgttGTTGCATAGCTTGAGagcatgacagcaacttttagaagtattattgtgcgtttgttttgtgtatctcgcaagcatcacgttgcacagtggggcaactccatacaaaggctggccaagcaaaaaaagtgtcgataaatgcgactaaaagttggtatttacataattttggggcgctgaacacgagtttggcatcaattttttgtttggggccgtccataaagcacgaaatccaatttttaatattttttggcactattttttcttttttatagaattatatgatctttgaccacaagtagtgccaccgagcgtcctccccattgaaaaatacgtaatttatggacgacccctcgaactaagcaaattttgcctaaatatatatatatatatatatatatatatatatatatatatatatatatatatatatatatatatatatatatatatatatatatatatatatatatatatatatatatattttaataaactaaaacaacataagtaatacaaactaattacaaattgaaaaaattatcatcagcatcatcatcttccactgtcatcgcttaaatctcgtgttggattgtttccagaaaatttgaagttcattatacttatcagcaggaaaaatgtctctcgctgcaattttaatttcttctagtaattttcgatgtttcattgtttcatatatatgttatcttcctaatccggtttctatggttgcaagaggacatttaaatacatgtataacaccatgaattgacaacttactagacattgaattaggcggtgccgctgaagttgaagttccataataaaattcaacgaatttatgaatttgaaaaccagtgtcttggttttgacacaacgttctaaatgaatacgaaaagatgcggagggcgacgactgttttttgtttttttctcataaagcaaaatgtgtgctttacttttgtatgccaacgagtgcgaagcaaaagcaatcttcaaacgggctaatgttagccggagtttgatggtttgaatttgctgctagtatttaacacttcaatcagtttagcggatttcatgatcataaattgaaaagggctgaatgttttcaatattgttttaaatttgcagaaagtgataaagtttgacataattaaaagtttcataaagatttgtttactattttcttatttaacacttattttgtaacttttaattgataaattttgtaatttttgcccaaatatttattttattcttacgtattgagttcgatatcataaattttcattaatggagtatcatggttatgactaaaattaatcctggatgaaatttcaacctcaaaaaaaatgaaaaaaaactgctatcgctttttttacttaagtgacaatttgcgcagttttgcgcagcagcggacagtatctatttgaaagcttacatttttacctaaattttaaatgtagtcacaaccgtggcaaactgcggcaactaaacttttaagctacttttctacaaaaaatcacgttttttaaatttttttctagtgtcaggcctattatgaccaaattttacaatatctaatggagagggtttgttttgcacaatattcacaacaacttttcctttgatgtcaaaaaaatccaagctatcattgaagctacagagcgtttcaaagtaatgtacttttttttcaaaaaaatgacaaaaaacgtcagttcgccaagctttgaaaagtcataaaaaactcagatttcatgatattgcgcccatattttggatttagacacttgaatgttatagcaataaaggaaaaatattgtgaaacagctaacgaaaaaaaaatttttggctgatggccagcgattccccactgtgcgttggcaacctatatgctccacccactagatctattcagagaaggttaggttttcaaatgccgtttacacgtttcaacaacaaatccaaccacgAGAATGACGTTGatggtgtaaagttttttgaagcagcgatgccactttagttgttgcttgtatctgtacaatttcatcgtagtaacaaaacatgtttcttaaaacctcggaatttcattagtgcaacaaatgatcacaatttatttttttattatgtttcaattgttgcttgggaagTCACTCTCAAAATAAACCTGGCCAAAGAGGAACGTTACCATGAGGTCATTCTCCAAAGAATCGTAACTTGGTGATATTGGTAGGAttgaaagaggctcggtatagtagagcagaaagcttgaaacggaagggtaaaacctcacaaacaagcacggataaaaaatccggtataagttatcagatctcgggttttctttgatattatggtatattattgcgttctgcatcaatttatacaaaaaacccaaaaagtgaaaaaatggcacatgtaccacttttgctctcaacggctcaaataaaaagcgtatcatttacttcgatagtgatactgccaatgaCATAAtatgcggaatacagaaaacacatgggcaatatcacaatatagCAAATGTTTCTGAAATATCCCCAACAAGGAACCATACAGCCTGTATCTTCACGTTTTATACGCTTGTCATTGTTCAATACCGAAAACTGAATTTCAAATGGATTTGTGGTATTAATTCTAACTTTTTCAAATGAGAATAGTCGACAATTTTATTTCCAGTAAATATTGTCTAAGTTTACAGCGGTAATGAAATGAAAACTGTTGCTAGTGTACTGGATTTGcatttaacatattttttatttgttggcAAGCATTGGCTAAGCAGAGCGTTTTTGAAAATATGACATGAAAACAAAGTATAGATAGTATGACAAAAAAACCATCGGCCTGACAAATTGGTTCTTTAGCTATTGTTAGTAATAACCTTTTACATTTTCACTCAAACACCCATAGGTACATGCACGGGAGAGGCTGTTCCAAGCGGCACACCGTAGGATGTACGGATGATTTGTCTGGTAGTAACGGAGCACCTATGGAACCTCCCCAAGCACACTCTCCTGCACCAACCACAGCGGGGACTTCCGGTGGAGGTCGCACACGAAGAACAGGCCTGCTAACGGTTATGGAGAGACCACCAGGTACGTAAGGGGGCACTAGAAGCCTGCACTCtttgtaatttttaaaaaagatgTTTCGATTGGTTATGCATGCATGCTTTGTATATGgatgcgatattttttttttatcgattgACATTTATTTTCTTTATGTTTTATTGTATTTCTTTTCGTTTGATTTTGGTGTTGTTTCGATGTTGTAACTCCTATACAAAACTAAAATTGAACCGTGTAGTGATTAGTCCTGATTTGATACGTGAAGTAGAGGCACGAATGAATCGCAACTATCTACCTCCATCGCTAATGAGCACACCGCCAACGACGGCGCCACTGCTGCCAGCGCACATGTCCGGAATCGGAGTAAGCGGTCCCTCCGCGGTCACATTGGGAGGTGTGCCAAGCATACAGTCTGGTAGACCAAATTCACTGACTCCAATGATGGGAGGATTCGGGCTACCGGCGGGACTAGAGCAAAATCCTCCACCGCCAGCGCCTGGTCCTTCCTTGCAATCTACCTCGGCACAATCAATTGCCACTTCCAATGCACTGCAGAATGTGTGTAGTAGACGCTTTGCTAGAACATGTAAACTGCCTACCGTTCAGGAGTTTGGTAAGTAGCACGCGCTACCACATTCAGCCACGTTATCTTCGCTAACTAACCCAACATCTGATGGAAGCATACAGACCACCTGCTAATCACtgcattagaaaaaaatatgtgctTTTTATATTGATGTAGAACTTTGGATTGATCATTTCATTTATCTTTTCTTCTAAAGAATGGTTCATTTCTTTCACTCCGCTTATCGGTTACGTATTCAAACTCTCGTCTCTGTTTTCTTCAGGTCGCTACAGTCCCGTTCGGAGAGCATCGGAAGGCTCCAAAATCAACACACAATTCCAAGGACCATTCCAAGAGTGCCAGCAGCTGCAAAAGGGTCTCAATGCTGGCACTCAACAACGAAATCTGCTAATCACACCAAGTCCCCCACTAGCGGATAACTCGGTAAGCCTACCAGGTTCCCCAATGCACTGCAAACCTTTCGATGAGAGGTCTCAGCAAGATATTCAGCTGCCCCTGGACATGGTGCTCTCGTTGATACCTGGCCTGGAAAAGTTGGTGCTCGAAAAACGCATTCAAATCGAGACCGCCAAAAATATCATAAGCACACGAACGTTACCGTACGAAGTAAGGCAGCAGTTGGGATTGTTTGCCCACTCGGTTGCACCGGACCTAGGTTACACTTTGCAGCAGCAGCTACAGCACAGTCAGAGCGTTTCTCCACTTACTGCACGGCCAGCAACTTTGCAGCCTAACAaccttgctggaagcagtatcGTTACTCCCAACTTTGGTTTTTACGGTGGCCTGCCTTATTCCCCCTTTGGAGCCCCTGGAGTGTACCCAGGAATCAACTTTGCTGGCAGCAGCAGTAACAGTGGTTGTCCTTCACCAGTATACTACAGCGAATGTCCATCGCCTATCCTACCTGGACCATCCAGTGCGACTGCTGGTGGTGCTTCGCCTATGCACCAGATCACACATGGTATTAGTATTATAAACACTGGCAGTGGCACGACTTCGGCTGCTGGAGGATCCATCACCCGTGGAACGTCTGCCGCATTTCCAGTGTCGTGCAATGAACCGTTAGATCTTAGTATGGACGTAGTCAACAGCGTAGAGTTAGATTTTCCACGAAATAACTTTACGATGAATGCTTCAATTGCGGGAAGCTCAACACATAATTATTTTGACATGAAAAACTTCAGCCTTATGCCACCGCAACAAATGCGACTTACCGCGACACCCCCGACTTCACCGAATCTATGTATCATACAAGAGGAAAATCATACTGCCGCACCGTTCCATGGAGGCGTACCGTACAAAAGCCAATCTGCCGGAGGTTCACCGGAAGATTTGAGCTTTCAGCATACGCATCCACAAATCTGTCTAACAGATGTGCAAGGAAGCGAGATAACCCTAGTAGCGCTGTCAGACTCAAGTCACGATAGTGACGATTCGCTGAATTGCCAAAGCTCAGGATTAGGCTTCCAAGGCTTACTAATATCGGAACCCTCTAGCGATATGCCTTCTATCACCCGTGGGGTTGGAAGGAAAGCTAGTCTCGAAACTGAGAACAACTCAACATCAACTTCAACCAAACTAGAAACGGACACTAGCGAATCTTACGCGAGACGGGGTAGTGACAAATCTCTCGGTTTCAGCGATGATAGTCTCAGTAACGATTCGAATCATTCGAATCTCTCACCTAGTCAGGAACCATCGGCCAGTTCCGGTTTCAAAAGTTGCGATTCTCATTCCGAGCAGGACGCTCGGCTCAGTCCGGATTCGCTGTGCGACACACGAACTCTGACGGACGAATGCTTCGAGCTACCGCTGCCGCAAGAGTGCTCCACGCTGGATTCTTCTCGAATATTGGAAATGGTGAAACGAAGGATCGATTCCAAGATGCCACCGATGGGCTGCGTGTTCAATGCAGCCAAGGCAGACCCGGACGGTGGCCAGCACAGCCGAGCGGATTTAGATGCCACGCTGGCACCCGCAGGCGATAGTTCAAATCTCAGCCTAGAGTACTCCGGAGGGTTGCAGATCGAGCTGCAGGTGTTTGAGGGTCGCATCAAGGATAGCCACAGTGGCAAGGGTATTAAGTTACGACGGATTTCCGGTGATCAAAATGAGTATGGAAAACTGTGCCAGCAGCTTATCACTTCCCTTACCGTTTGAAAGCGGCAGAGCCACTTGATGGCTTAGTACGGACGGCGGTTTTGAGTGCATTCTCGCGCAGAAGTAGCGGTTGGGTAACCTCCCGTTATTTGGTTTGAAGAGTTGAGTTTGTACAGTTACGTTTCACTCCGTCTGGGTGTTGTGATATTTGCAAAACATTACAATTATTTTAAATTCCACAAATTAATTACTGTATTATATCAGCTAGCAATTTGCATAAATAGTaatggttttctttttttttgcctgTATTTTTGAGGTTTTCAGCCTGCGGCTGGTTCGCCTCATAATTATGGTTACATCGGTCATGAAACTATGACAAACTTTTAAGTTACTTTTCACGAACACTGTTGATGTGGGTGACCGAGTTCTTTAACATATTCTAATTCTAATTTTGTTACTCACTGAAAGATTTTTATTACAGAGAAATAGTCACAATTTTCAATTAACTTGGAATGTAGAAATATTTCATACAAGCTACAAATTTAGGTTCGAATGAAATTTTTTAGCAGATGTTTTGCGTATTTTCTGATCCAAACTACGGAGCAATCACGAAAGAGGAGTTTCATGAAACGAACTGCACAAGGGTGAAAATCATAAATGAAGGATTTCTTCATTGTGTTCATAGGTAATCTACGTAAAATGAAAAGTCTCTTAAAGTGACTCTTTAATCGTTGATAAATTGTTCATACACAAAACATAATCGATGCAATACGAAAAATTTATCATTTGTGATCAAAATAGCTAGCGAATGAAAACACTtaaatgttttgtttgtttttgttctttCGGAATAGTATTTCCCACTTTTTCATACGTTAGAaagaggaaagaaaaaaaaacgtttgccaTATATTGAACCACGTTTGAGTCGTTTTTAACTTGGTAGTATATGAGATGCAATCTCGTAATGATCACATAGTTTATGTAATGACCTCCGGGTTGACTGCAACACCCTCTAATATTATTATGTTGATACTAGTGTTTTACTACATCGGATCGGAATCAAAAGAATAAAGCGGCTTTCCTCGGATATGTTTTTTGCAACTTGAGTGTACGTATTCGAGTgttcaaatagaaaaatagtTTACCTCTAggagtttgtgaaatatttcaaCATTTCGTCGCTGTTTGGAACTGGAATCTATCGAAAGAATATGTTTGTACCAAACTCTTGCAATGAAACACTTTATAATGCACTCTTGATGGCAAGAATTTACTATTTATTTTGATCAGCACAATGTAAACAGTTCTGTTGTAAATTAGAAAATTTTCGAGTCCACTTTATTTTGTTGATCGGAGTCATAACAAATTGTTTatcttttttgtttaaaaagtgtatttcagaaaaaaaatggttttagtTTTGCATActatatatagaaaaaaaaatcgtggtgTAAAAATCGGTTCTCAATTGATAAAATCGCAGAAATTAAGCTCAAACATTGATTCGTTTTAATGACCTTCTGCATACGAATAACTACAAAGTCTTGTGATTTCCCCTTTAAAATATAAATTGTAAAGTTCTAGTGCAATTAGTACGATCAAAAATGTACATtccaaatgtaaaaaaaagaaaacctaACACTATTTCCGGCTAAGTACCGTCAGCTTAAGAAGCCTTCCGACTGTAAATGATTCCATCGCTGTTACGTGAGCGTCGAGATACTTTGTTGCAAAGTTATATATTCCTCTTCttaatataaaacaaaaaaataacttaaaCATTCCTGAATGAATACTACAATCTAGAAGAGGAACACTGAGGTTATTTctgtaatttcagttgtaacACATTAACCCGTGGTTTTTGGAATCGACCAGTGTAGAGTCTACATAGccatttgaattatatttgctTCGGAACAAAAGTCATCAAGAAGAGTTAATCGACATATGTAAGATACGATTAGTAGAGGAAACTGCAGCACAAATTTTGTATAGCTAATAAGACAACCAAGGAAGGAAACAAATAAAAGAAAACCAGCTGAACTGATAAAAAGCTCTAATGAGCCATACACGTGAATGCAAATACCTCCCCGACACACATTCAAATTCAGAATGAAATTCTGTTACTATCACGTAcggaaatttatgttattttatgtTGCAGATTTTTCAACAGCCATCCTGTTTCAAATCATCTCCCAGGTCCCCCCCCACAAAATGCCATAGATACAACGTTGACACGAATCAGTCGAACTTGCAGTTAGAACAGAAAACGGGATTCACTTGCTATCATTGCATATTTCTGCAACTGAATTTTGCAAAATAATACGAAATAATCTAGTAATACAAATCAACCTAAAATGACAACAACAATTCTGTCGATAGAAATATGCAATTTCTTTAAAAGTAAATAAAACAATTGATTGGGTTTACACTTGTAACAGTAAAAACGTTTTCAGATTCTTCAAACGTCTGTAAATATTGTACCAACTAAGAACAAAAAATTATCATAAGAAAGACTGCTGTGATTTTAacataaatgaagaataaaacgATAGAATATCATCAATTTCCACACTTTTCCAAGAGCTGTCACTAGAGATTGAGAAATCGACACGAAACGGTCCCAATTAGGTCCCAACGATAGTAAAACTTATCCCTAAGCTGAGTAAACGATTTCGTTATCAATACGGTTAATATAAAAGCCTAATAAGCTATTATTCGGCGCAATGTTTCTTACTTGATGGTATCATTCCAGAGATAGATTTAAGCCCCATATGTTAAAAGCAAACtgtattgaagccacaaatggccggcttcgagccaccacgtggtcgatTTCGGATTTTCCGAAGGCACGAGACTTGGGAATAGATAACGCATTCCCTGTAAAACTCATCCAAACCCGCATaaccaataaccataaaacgtgcctaacaactagttcgggatatagtcccgactgtatggggtatcgttaaaccatatggattatcatccgtttatggttattgattatgcgggaacctagttttgtgcttttgaaaattcgtagTCGACGACGTGATGTCTCGAGGTCGGCCATTTACGACTTTAACAGTTTCACTTTAACTAATGGTGTTTAAATCTATCTCTTGAATGATAACATTCACGCAAACTCAGTAGAGTTTGCTCATTGTATTgaaattttcttcttttttttttaaatttcgttcatccatttttttgaaatcacatgaaaaaagcctgtgatttttttacgtaggactacgtctaaccgcactatatcaagatacattctgcggaaactaaaaccaaggtgtatcgtcggaatgaaagatttcaaacggtaacacTGATGtaaccaacccggtggcatcggccttgtttcctgaagctgccgtgaaagatagtggcgctagtctcatctatgttttggaaggtttgttcacacagaaGTGTAAGCATGACGAACGAAGCATAATATATCTTGTACAGAGTTATGCGCTCGAATCAattcaatcatttaaaaaaaaggtcagcttagctttgtaaatgttCAAAAGTAGCGTTGATATTTTATCtcatacgttgagatgttaatcattaaatcatcgcgcgatgtcagctgcCTGCAAGAAACGCCGCCGTTCGAAATCGGCAAGAATAagcgttgtgtacattctataatAATGCAACgcgttcattttttgtttcatcaagcaaagcagtcgacgttatgtgcaataaatacatcacccgaaaacaacACGTAAATACACTGCCTGCTTTTTTccgtgtttcgatgaatcagctgtcaaaatgcattgtaatattgaaattgATTCAGCTAACGCTGGCTTTACttatgttgtacgtaaacgtcagtgatgccaccgggttggatgtaaccacatgatggatcacaataatcaatatatcgttggattgatgaaatgatggacaattttgtgattcttcagttatcgtTATCAtttaattgttaaacagtgaaaattgaataaaagtttaaaagtcgaattttcacgaacaatgtacaaatcacatgcgagcacgcctagcacagacttcatgactAGAcgccaactgcctgctgtgatatcctgtatagcagtggcaaaaaaatagacagaatctccccgtcccaataggttaaCTGATGTTtgtttccatgagcctagactattttgatgtcttgaaggtgaagcttttacGGAAAgatcgtaaccacctccactatcagacagttttacattctgctgtgagaatgttattaaaactgatgtcttgaaggaaaacatgctggcacaggcaacagtactgcacctagcaatgtatgaatagagcgctggtcactcgtcgtctatcagtgcagtagaactcaatattcatttgtgtgcagccaagccaagtgaagactacattgccgctgtcgattaacgcgtaggtatcgtttggcgatctggaacacaatcgaattgccgtttgaattgtttcttcttcttatttcgtataatagcaaatatcagaattcaatatgattattcgggagCCGCAAAATACGCTCCGCCACCGAGGACAACAAAACTCTGttcgtgtcggtagaggcagatagcagggtataaaAATTTGGTGTATTgtacgttgtttatttttgaactctacactctgtttagAGTTAGAGCATTTAAAAAACAatggaaaaccaaaatgctccgtacagatctttgaaaatgtagttaaacgagctgtactgatgatcaTATTTTGCTAGCTAAATAAATTTAGTTTAATATGACAATCCTCCTTCAAGAAAGTATTACTTTTCATAACCTtgcttgtaattgaacaacattatgcaaacattaattcatCATTGTTCTTCATTCTTGTTCACCATTCTAGcccggtttatttttgaagataacagacatatgactttcaaatatggcaccttcgttgttttttggtatcttgaaaccgataaattttttttctgattatcTTTACTGATACTGTACATATAAATATATGTCAATTTTAAATTGTCTGTGAATACACATTTTCGTAATTCtttatctatattttttccacgaacttgcaactgcagg encodes:
- the LOC129722550 gene encoding uncharacterized protein LOC129722550 isoform X2, whose amino-acid sequence is MNENYAAAAAAQQMPFEKLVRVGYYELDKTIGKGNFAVVKLASNVITNSKVAIKIIDKTCLDEENLAKTFREISILKVLHHPHITRLYEVMESRNKIYLVTEHAARGEIFDHLVANGRMKEEEAARIFSQIISAVDYCHCKGIVHRDLKAENVLLDNEMNVKLADFGFSNTFTEGTPLRTWCGSPPYAAPEVFQGVEYDGPRSDIWSLGVVLYVLVCGALPFDGATLHDLRSVVVAGKFRIPFFMSQECEHLIRHMLVVEPEKRYTLKQIAHHKWLEMYNTIPILETGSYQQTESANLDTIVMTHMLQLPGLTADMIAQSVHENRFDHIYAIYYLLVDKLKQKRKEKSRLQHHASLAYSRSRKTSITTGVVDRTEVIKNDSLERLSPLTSTGSPILNMSAGIAATDELEKYELDSANIARTPESTDHLFPPTCANTSANTRRHTVGPGDVAHEQALANPNAPINFKVGPAELQPPTQNVPINIPMLQNQPVHNLTIKDQHLLKPPTVMGASAFGRRASDGGANLHIYYPTSGNFNDQPASGEVMYGNQAAHVMIPTGDHPMPAVPGTEVPDDSSDEIQRYMHGRGCSKRHTVGCTDDLSGSNGAPMEPPQAHSPAPTTAGTSGGGRTRRTGLLTVMERPPGRYSPVRRASEGSKINTQFQGPFQECQQLQKGLNAGTQQRNLLITPSPPLADNSVSLPGSPMHCKPFDERSQQDIQLPLDMVLSLIPGLEKLVLEKRIQIETAKNIISTRTLPYEVRQQLGLFAHSVAPDLGYTLQQQLQHSQSVSPLTARPATLQPNNLAGSSIVTPNFGFYGGLPYSPFGAPGVYPGINFAGSSSNSGCPSPVYYSECPSPILPGPSSATAGGASPMHQITHGISIINTGSGTTSAAGGSITRGTSAAFPVSCNEPLDLSMDVVNSVELDFPRNNFTMNASIAGSSTHNYFDMKNFSLMPPQQMRLTATPPTSPNLCIIQEENHTAAPFHGGVPYKSQSAGGSPEDLSFQHTHPQICLTDVQGSEITLVALSDSSHDSDDSLNCQSSGLGFQGLLISEPSSDMPSITRGVGRKASLETENNSTSTSTKLETDTSESYARRGSDKSLGFSDDSLSNDSNHSNLSPSQEPSASSGFKSCDSHSEQDARLSPDSLCDTRTLTDECFELPLPQECSTLDSSRILEMVKRRIDSKMPPMGCVFNAAKADPDGGQHSRADLDATLAPAGDSSNLSLEYSGGLQIELQVFEGRIKDSHSGKGIKLRRISGDQNEYGKLCQQLITSLTV
- the LOC129722550 gene encoding uncharacterized protein LOC129722550 isoform X1, which translates into the protein MNENYAAAAAAQQMPFEKLVRVGYYELDKTIGKGNFAVVKLASNVITNSKVAIKIIDKTCLDEENLAKTFREISILKVLHHPHITRLYEVMESRNKIYLVTEHAARGEIFDHLVANGRMKEEEAARIFSQIISAVDYCHCKGIVHRDLKAENVLLDNEMNVKLADFGFSNTFTEGTPLRTWCGSPPYAAPEVFQGVEYDGPRSDIWSLGVVLYVLVCGALPFDGATLHDLRSVVVAGKFRIPFFMSQECEHLIRHMLVVEPEKRYTLKQIAHHKWLEMYNTIPILETGSYQQTESANLDTIVMTHMLQLPGLTADMIAQSVHENRFDHIYAIYYLLVDKLKQKRKEKSRLQHHASLAYSRSRKTSITTGVVDRTEVIKNDSLERLSPLTSTGSPILNMSAGIAATDELEKYELDSANIARTPESTDHLFPPTCANTSANTRRHTVGPGDVAHEQALANPNAPINFKVGPAELQPPTQNVPINIPMLQNQPVHNLTIKDQHLLKPPTVMGASAFGRRASDGGANLHIYYPTSGNFNDQPASGEVMYGNQAAHVMIPTGDHPMPAVPGTEVPDDSSDEIQRYMHGRGCSKRHTVGCTDDLSGSNGAPMEPPQAHSPAPTTAGTSGGGRTRRTGLLTVMERPPVISPDLIREVEARMNRNYLPPSLMSTPPTTAPLLPAHMSGIGVSGPSAVTLGGVPSIQSGRPNSLTPMMGGFGLPAGLEQNPPPPAPGPSLQSTSAQSIATSNALQNVCSRRFARTCKLPTVQEFGRYSPVRRASEGSKINTQFQGPFQECQQLQKGLNAGTQQRNLLITPSPPLADNSVSLPGSPMHCKPFDERSQQDIQLPLDMVLSLIPGLEKLVLEKRIQIETAKNIISTRTLPYEVRQQLGLFAHSVAPDLGYTLQQQLQHSQSVSPLTARPATLQPNNLAGSSIVTPNFGFYGGLPYSPFGAPGVYPGINFAGSSSNSGCPSPVYYSECPSPILPGPSSATAGGASPMHQITHGISIINTGSGTTSAAGGSITRGTSAAFPVSCNEPLDLSMDVVNSVELDFPRNNFTMNASIAGSSTHNYFDMKNFSLMPPQQMRLTATPPTSPNLCIIQEENHTAAPFHGGVPYKSQSAGGSPEDLSFQHTHPQICLTDVQGSEITLVALSDSSHDSDDSLNCQSSGLGFQGLLISEPSSDMPSITRGVGRKASLETENNSTSTSTKLETDTSESYARRGSDKSLGFSDDSLSNDSNHSNLSPSQEPSASSGFKSCDSHSEQDARLSPDSLCDTRTLTDECFELPLPQECSTLDSSRILEMVKRRIDSKMPPMGCVFNAAKADPDGGQHSRADLDATLAPAGDSSNLSLEYSGGLQIELQVFEGRIKDSHSGKGIKLRRISGDQNEYGKLCQQLITSLTV